A genomic window from Xyrauchen texanus isolate HMW12.3.18 chromosome 15, RBS_HiC_50CHRs, whole genome shotgun sequence includes:
- the LOC127655552 gene encoding uncharacterized protein LOC127655552 isoform X2, producing MEKTFSYRRQEILKGEPLIADVKSRWPALFTAIEIDREFHRISTLPLLSTFCAALDQYTTRLMEIFQCKGGAAGRKIRNVMLEISKDDTIHTRRACVLKSLCIYLNEDHEKLVKEYMDTDLESSASMEQTVMGVYVIQKEGACAEDDPEDIGVLVEATHQTSNAPLK from the exons ATGGAGAAGACTTTCTCATATAGGAGGCAAGAAATCCTTAAAGGAGAGCCTTTGATTGCAGACGTCAAAAGCAGATGGCCAGCTCTGTTCACTGCGATAGAG ATCGATAGGGAGTTCCATCGCATATCAACTTTACCTCTACTTTCTACATTCTGTGCTGCTCTCGACCAGTACACTACACGCCTGATGGAGATATTTCAATGCAAAGGTGGAGCAGCtggaagaaaaataagaaatgtcATGTTGGAGATTTCCAAG GACGACACAATTCATACGAGACGTGCATGTGTCCTCAAGTCCTTGTGCATCTACTTGAACGAAGACCACGAGAAACTTGTGAAGGAATATATG GACACAGACCTCGAGTCCAGCGCTTCCATGGAGCAAACTGTGATGGGGGTGTATGTCATTCAAAAGGAGGGTGCGTGTGCTGAAGATGACCCAGAGGACATCGGTGTCCTGGTCGAAG CTACCCACCAGACCTCAAATGCACCTTTGAAGTGA
- the LOC127655552 gene encoding uncharacterized protein LOC127655552 isoform X1, which yields MEKTFSYRRQEILKGEPLIADVKSRWPALFTAIEIDREFHRISTLPLLSTFCAALDQYTTRLMEIFQCKGGAAGRKIRNVMLEISKDDTIHTRRACVLKSLCIYLNEDHEKLVKEYMDTDLESSASMEQTVMGVYVIQKEGACAEDDPEDIGVLVEGVKVLGKLPNIGDACALLFGLIYCLNLSYPPDLKCTFEVMQKILMNLDGQRLSSKAQFLKNKLMK from the exons ATGGAGAAGACTTTCTCATATAGGAGGCAAGAAATCCTTAAAGGAGAGCCTTTGATTGCAGACGTCAAAAGCAGATGGCCAGCTCTGTTCACTGCGATAGAG ATCGATAGGGAGTTCCATCGCATATCAACTTTACCTCTACTTTCTACATTCTGTGCTGCTCTCGACCAGTACACTACACGCCTGATGGAGATATTTCAATGCAAAGGTGGAGCAGCtggaagaaaaataagaaatgtcATGTTGGAGATTTCCAAG GACGACACAATTCATACGAGACGTGCATGTGTCCTCAAGTCCTTGTGCATCTACTTGAACGAAGACCACGAGAAACTTGTGAAGGAATATATG GACACAGACCTCGAGTCCAGCGCTTCCATGGAGCAAACTGTGATGGGGGTGTATGTCATTCAAAAGGAGGGTGCGTGTGCTGAAGATGACCCAGAGGACATCGGTGTCCTGGTCGAAGGTGTGAAGGTCCTCGGCAAGTTACCAAACATTGGGGATGCCTGTGCTTTGTTATTTGGACTAATATACTGTCTGAACCTTAGCTACCCACCAGACCTCAAATGCACCTTTGAAGTGATGCAGAAGATTCTCATGAATCTGGATGGCCAGAGGTTATCATCCAAGGCACAGTTCCTAAAAAACAAGCTCATGAAGTAA